Proteins encoded together in one Rana temporaria chromosome 6, aRanTem1.1, whole genome shotgun sequence window:
- the LOC120943269 gene encoding NADPH oxidase organizer 1-like — translation MVQPTCCVYEFQLCTGESVTIGGAGDNGTAMSRYPVDAKAIGLVQHGRQKLYMLSILWSDRNNIIIYRTYDSFKELSKLLSQSFPLEAGLVNKSDRTLPILKDVPLFFRTRFSSRFMDRLYLLELYSQELVQTDPKVSQCEDVIYFFSPNTQDLTPSFPENSLVILPPENDQKQKVMISPSKSDQPITQPIVSEPYLCLDTYETKDTKNQPFKVQKNEQVDVLIKDATGWWLVENGEKRLAWFPAPYLVKPESAHMDLKEKSFSKGTFYYVQKGYEAQNSDEISLGVGVVVEVIEKSENGWWLICYSGRFGYAPGMFLKPYKNPHQNLQVSFNHETFGSTPNLLNSISSENLNKDLSLDLPSGGLEKTTRKARLEKRKSISLINLQDSKEDADLGSLSRRMNFSVEWCKQDSGTSGTVHFPSSSEVQENYESHSEWTKTTTELEEERRRKDSGFDEQHSPPISIASNHGDTPPPIPERPSLQEIHARCTTITKRAIVQPNV, via the exons CTGTACATGTTGTCCATTCTGTGGTCGGATCGCAATAACATCATCATATACAGAACCTATGACAGCTTTAAGGAACTTTCA AAACTGCTTTCACAGTCCTTTCCATTGGAGGCCGGGCTTGTCAATAAATCGGACAGAACACTTCCCATACTGAAAG aTGTTCCGCTGTTTTTCCGGACTAGATTCTCATCGCGTTTTATGGATAGGCTCTATCTGTTGGAGCTTTACTCCCAGGAGCTCGTCCAAACTGACCCCAAGGTCTCCCAATGCGAGGATGTCATTTATTTCTTCTCTCCTAACACCCAGGATCTGACTCCATCCTTCCCTGAAAACAG TCTAGTAATACTACCGCCAGAGAATGACCAGAAGCAAAAAGTGATGATCTCCCCATCAAAGTCAGACCAGCCCATCACACAGCCTATTGTATCGGAGCCTTACCTATGCCTGGACACCTATGAAACAAAAGACACTAAGAACCAGCCATTCAAGGTCCAGAAGAATGAACAAGTCGATGTCCTCATCAAGGATGCTACTG GCTGGTGGTTGGTGGAGAACGGAGAGAAACGTCTGGCTTGGTTTCCAGCACCATACCTAGTAAAGCCAGAGTCGGCCCATATGGATTTAAAGGAGAAATCATTTAGTAAAG GGACCTTTTACTATGTACAGAAGGGCTATGAGGCCCAGAATTCAGATGAAATTTCTCTTGGAGTCGGGGTTGTTGTGGAAGTGATAGAGAAATCTGAAAACGGCTGGTGGCTGATCTG TTACAGTGGAAGATTTGGATATGCCCCGGGCATGTTCCTTAAACCCTACAAGAATCCTCACCAAAACCTGCAGGTATCATTTAACCATGAGACATTCGGTTCCACACCCAACCTCCTTAATTCAATAAGCAGTGAAAACCTCAATAAAGACCTAAGCCTGGATCTTCCGAGTGGGGGGCTTGAGAAGACGACACGCAAGGCACGGTTAGAAAAGAGGAAATCGATATCTTTGATTAATCTGCAAGACTCTAAGGAAGATGCAGACTTGGGCAGTTTAAGTAGAAGAATGAACTTTTCTGTAGAATGGTGCAAACAGGACTCGGGAACATCTGGGACTGTTCATTTTCCAAGCTCATCCGAGGTCCAGGAGAACTACGAGTCCCATTCAGAGTGGACAAAGACCACAACGGAACTAGAGGAAGAAAGACGGAGGAAAGATTCAGGATTTGATGAACAACATTCACCTCCGATATCTATTGCTTCAAACCATGGTGACACACCACCCCCCATTCCCGAGAGACCCTCACTGCAGGAGATTCATGCCAGATGTACCACCATCACTAAGAGAGCTATTGTACAACCTAATGTCTGA